ATGGCATCCCTGCTAGTTTGGGATTGGGATTGGgatattttatgtaattgagAATTTGTCGGAAGTTAGATGGGTCTCCATGGAATCTGCTTTTCGTTTCTCAACTTTACCCGGTGGATTGCCCTTTGTGCATTTCAAACGGATTTAACTGAATGTAGAGAATGGTTACTGCAATTCTTATTTTTAGTGCTCAGGCCTCATTGAAACTTCGGTGCTGAATATGTTAAAGCTTTTATTGTTCTTGTGCTTCAATGCATTCATTTTTGTCCCTCTGGATTAGATTAGTCCTTAAGTCTTTAACCATCCATGGTTTGGCCAAACCTTAATTCACACAGGGTAAAAAACAAAAGTAGCTTGTTTTTACTGTTAAACTATGGAGTATCTAGTAAACTTGATTAGTCTACTTGCTTCTGATAAAAAACTCTAGGAAGTTTACATTACAGCCGTTGTTGGTTCCTGGGAAGTAAGCTAGATGGTATTTGTTCTTACAGGATGCACTTTTTACAAGCTGTTGTAGAGTACCTCTAAAAGTTGGTCCAGATTCGTTTTTAGCCGTTGGTGTTTGGCTTGGCCATTGACATCAGAATCCCACACCAACTGATCTATGTTTATATTCTGGGTGTATGTATttccaaaaagaagaaaagagaaaagggaaagaaacaaaaaccaaCGAAAGCTTAGGGTAGAAAGCTCATCTTTTTACACTTTTGCATGCAGCATGGCTGGCACTTTTAACAAGCATCATTCTGCAAAATTCATGGCATTGGGGTTAACGATCACTTCTAAAAAGGCCAAAAGAGCAGAGGCTGTACGGAATCAAAGTATAAAGATGTGAAGTATAGCCGCGAAATTAGATTCAAATTTGAAACAGTGGACATTGTACAACGGGCAACAGTTTTGCCTAAAGACTCTTTTTGCTTGAAGCAGCTCCTTCACTTTCACTTTATGTTTTCCCTTTGTAAAGGCATCCCCCTTGCAAAATGCAGCTTACCCTTTTCAACCATTCATTGCTTCATCAACTATGTTTCTCAAATTCGGCTGTTAGTTAGTATTGGATGCATGTTCAAATTGGGGCTTCATATCTATCCCAATATCCAGAAGAAATGAGGAGTTTGAACTAGAAAATCAATGataagaaagggaaaaaaatgggtttttgtGAATGATATCATCCACAGCTCATCCAACAGGCAACAACAGCTCCGAAATGGAATCCATCTTTTCTTGTTATTGCCAATTGGCAAATTTTTATGTGGAAAGTGGGTGGCACATGTTTGGTGgcattttttaagattttaaggATATGATTACAATTGGCAGCTTAATTTACTTGTGCAACACTTTTCCTTATTTTGTTTCCTGGTCCTTAACTctttaattatattcataatgAGAATTTAGTTGACAAACAAAAGAGTTATTTGGTGAGACAATGGAGATCattattgttttctttgtatttttctataattttccaATCTAATTACAAGCATGTGGAAGATTGGGGGATACTCTATGCTCTATTCTGAAAAACATTGCCTTGAAAgctcaaaaatactttttaacttATCATCAACAGCAAACCTATTAAAGTTGGAACTTTATCTTTCAAAAAGCTTACCAAACCTTTGCTTTTTTATCCTCCATTTAGGGGAACTTGGCTCACTGAAGAGCAATCATCTTCTAACAAATGATTAATCAATGAAGTTGAaccataaaaaatcaatttcaattCTAAAACACTAACTTCATAATTACTCTGCCAAATGAATGGTAAACCGAAAAAGCAAAGTGAGGGGACAATTTTGTTGAGTTTTGAGCTTCATGGATTTTTGCTAGGAAGCTGGTGGGATCAAGATTCTGACATGATCCAGTTAAACTAAGACTATAACAAAAGTGTTTTACACCTGTCGGATTTAGAACCAGTTTGATTTATGTAAagacaaattttcttttatgtaaataatGTTGGGATTAGATGtcattccccccccccccccggaAAATGACTAAACTCTTTTACATCACAAACCTTCTAAAATGTACAGTGTTATAATGATCCAAAACAACATCCTGCATATAATCTCATATATGATACACTCAAATTAAgtgtaaaatttaatagaaaagtGTGAAAAAGAAACCTGTATATATTCTCATCTGTAACTAATCTCACTCGACGAATAATATGTAAGATGTAATGACATGTTTTTGGAATAACCACATCTCAACAAGAATTTTCttgtaagaaaaagaaaaaaactatgaAATTGAAGGGCTTAAAACTAGAGTATGCAAGTcattatcatatcatatcatatggTTAATCCCAACATAACCATGTGTCAAGCTGCTAAAAGGAATTCCATTATTAAATGCGTAGATGGCAACATTTCATTGGCTCTGGAACAAACATTAGGATAAATCACTGTAGAGAAGCAGCCCCTCAATGCCCCCATTTGCTTATAGACTGGAGCTTTAGGGGGGTGAATGATGCTGGTATTTTCCTTCAGTCTCTTCATCACCACCACCCACCACCACTTCTTTCCCTTTCCCTAAATTTTCAATCTTTACACTTTGCTTCTTCAGTCCTCAAGCCAAAGCCAAAGCCAAAGCCAGCCaagaaaattatatagaatagaaaagaaaagtgatGATAGTTGCTTCCTACCATCCAAAATCTTTCCTTCAATCCAACTCTACGTAGACATCAAATCTTTACATCCCATTGTTCCATTAAGTCCTTCCAAAGAAACCCATTTTTCCATAAAGAAAAATTGTTTCTTGGCTCTAAATCGTTGACCCCAATAAAGGAAAAACATTATGACTGAAGTACTCCAATCATCCCCATCTCATTTCCCTTCATTTTCAAGCTCCACCTCCACTCCACACGCCCTTACTAACTCTAACGTAAGCACTGTGGAGGATATAATAACCCAAGAGAGTGACCAAGAAGAAGAGGATAGGCAAGAAGAggaagagaggaaagaaaggGATAGAGAAGGGGAAGGGGATCAGCTGTCTTTATTGACGCTTTTGGTGGCTGCTTTTAGGAAGTCTTTGATTGGGTGTAGCCTTTCTGGAAGTAAAGAGCTTTGTTCAATGGAAATTGGGTTGCCTACCAATGTTAGACATGTTGCTCATGTGACTTTTGATAGGTTCCATGGATTTCTTGGTTTGCCGGTTGAATTTGAGCCTGAGGTCCCCAGGAGAGCTCCAAGTGCCAGGCAAGTTTATCAATGCAcattcttttttctcttcaaaattataattgaaattcTCATATGGTTTTGTCGAATAAATTTTCTGGGGTTTGGTTATTTTGGTTACTGTAGATGTTTTCTTGAGATTCTTTTGTCAATTTCATTTTGCTCACTAAGTTTTCCCCCTTTCTCCTGAATTCTTCAATTCTCATTCATATAACTCGGTCTTCTGAACTTTTATTTATCCTTTCTATGAAAGGACTACGAGGAAAAGGTTTAGTATTTTCCCCTTTCTTACCTAAATATGAAAATACAGTTGTAAAAGGCCATCCATTTTAGGAACTTCAAATGATGACTGATTTCTCTGTGTTAAGAGGCCTTGATTCATATATGGAATTCCATAGTAATGAAGGTCACCACCGGGTTCTCCCCAGTTTGCTTCCATTTGTGGATGCAAATTTCTTCCCCAGAAGTGGGAGATTTTCTCCTCATTGCACGCCTTTTGCCTTGCTGTTGGTTTCTACTCTTTGCTAATTTTGTTTTGATGGGTAAACCTTACTGAAATTATATCTGTTCTATGATTCACtagttttcaattttgttgTTGAATACATACCATTGATGTAAGTGAATGTATGGAAATAGAGATGATGATAAGATACGTTGCTCTGTGATAACTGTTGTCCAAGTCTTTCtgctaattttatttcattggcTAAGATATCATTCTTGTGCAGTGCGAGTGTATTTGGGGTTTCAACAGAATCTATGCAGCTCTCACTGGACTCTAGAGGGAACAGTGTTCCAACAATACTACTCCTGATGCAAAGTCATTTATACGCCCGGGGAGGCCTCCAGGTATATTACTATCTGTGATTTATGGCTATATAATTGCTTAAGTATCCAgtttagtaattaatttcttatattttctttagGCAGAAGGAATTTTCAGAATTAATGCAGAGAACAGCCAGGAGGAGTATGTCAGGGAACAACTAAATAGGGGAGTTATACCAGATGGGATAGATGTACATTGCTTGGCTGGTCTTATAAAGGTATTTTCTTTGCTCTTTAATAGCTTTGGCTGTACTGAGTATTATGAACATGTTTCTTGTACGTATATTGGGTTCATAGGTGTCTTATATTTTATCAGGCTTCTtttatataagtaattaaaatattgaggACGAGCTGAACTTTTTAAAGAACTGGTTCCTAGGCTCAATATGTTATCAAGATATCTGCAAATAATGTTGAGAACTGCCCAAGTTGTACGGATCTTTCAATTCGGTTGTTGTTTTTATGACTCTGCAGGCTTGGTTTAGGGAACTTCCTAGTGGTGTTCTGGATTCGCTTCCTCCAGAGCAAGTAATGCAAGCCGAGTCAGAAGAAGAGTGTGCTCGGCTTGTACGGCTCCTTCCTCCAACCGAAGCTGCTCTACTGGATTGGGCAATAAACTTAATGGCTGATGTTGTACAAGTGGAACATTTGAACAAGATGAATGCACGCAATGTTGCCATGGTGTTTGCTCCAAACATGACACAAGTGAGTAAATATCTTTTTGTAGTTTTAGTCTAAATACACATGCCAGACTTCGTGCACAATTGTTGGTTATTGAGATTTGAGCCTATTTGGCATGGTAATAAAACTTTCTTGAATTGTTCTACAACATTTTTTCCGTAGCCCTGGCCATGAAGGTGCTACTGTTTTAAGCATGTAATTTTGACACTAGTCGCATGGATGCATCCCTTATACTCTTGTACTCAAACtaagcatttttatttttttgaaaacatagtGAAAGTAGAGGACCTTAGAAAAGATTTTCGGTTCAAAAATATGATCTATTTCGAGAGAAAGAGTTCATTCCACTTTCCGGAAGGCCTTTCTAGGGCACCTTAAAGCTATGCTACTTGATACTCCAGTTGAGTGTTAGATACAAGTTGTATCTGATACAGGTAGGATAAATCCTTTTCCaagtttttccatattttgGAGGATTGAACCTAAATACCCCATGTTTGGATATGTGATTGGACATGAGTACTttagaaaaaatgaagagttaaaGCAACATCTCCTCGAAGCATAGTAAAGGTCTTCTTCCTTATGAGTGTGACGTGTATTTTTCATGGTGATTATTTTCCATCAGTCTTAATTTAGGATCGTGTATGGCAATAGACAATATCATTTAGGTTTGTTCTTGCTATCTGGTCCACTCATAGTTTAATTAACTCCACTACTGTTTATCGCAGATGTCCGATCCTTTAACTGCATTGATGTATGCAGTCCAGGTGATGAATTTTCTGAAGACCCTTATTATTAGAACACTTAAAGGAAGAGAAGATTCTATGGTAGACTCTGCTCCAGTCTCTCGCTTAGAGCCGTCTGATAAGAATGGACAGCAAAGCTCTTCACAACTACTCAAAGATGCCAGTGAGGAGGTTAAAAACGAAAGCAAAGGAGAGAAAGCTTTTGTTGGTCAAGAACCTGCCTTAGAGAGCCCCACCCACTCTGCTGAAGAGAATTTGACAACTGAAAGTGGCCCTCAAAGTTTCCTAACTTCAATCGAGAACATTTGTGCTGGAAACCGATCTCTAGCCGATAACTGTCCTTGCACTTTAGTTTCTCAAGTGAACTGTTTAGCAAATGGCAGCCTGCGAAGTACATGTGGAAAGAGCAGAAGTGATCAATCAGGTGCTTCAGGTTTAAGGAAGGGAGCAAAGAAGGCAAACGAACAGGCAGTTGGTAATGTAACAGGAGCTGTTCAGAAGAACAAGGGAACGAGGATTGTGGGGCTGATAAATACGAGAGCCGAGCTTTTTGAAGCTTGGAGGTAATGCTAACGTTGTAGTCAGATGGGGAGGGGGAAATGCCAACTGGTAGAAGTTGGTATGTTgtgttttggtttggtttggttgGTTTGTTTTTGGTCCTTTGAAATGTCGGTGTATGAGGTCATGTGTGTGTCTTGTATGTGATTTTGAATGGagattcttttacttttcaatgcTTCACGCTGACTTAACATTCCTTGCCTCATTCTGACATTGCCTATTGTTCATCTTACTTCTTGTTACAGTTCCTAGCGTTAAATTCTTATGTATTTCTGATTCTTCATCCTCGAGTTGAGTCTTAAAACATAAACAACCGTAATCCCATAAGAGGACAGAGCGAAGCTGATCCAGCCCACCTGCACTGCGTTAACCATAACGCCATTCTATTTCATTGTAAAATCGGTccttttaacatttaaattttcatctttttttaactcttaaacttgtattttttatcaaattatccCACAATagataaacatttaatatttttaaactttgttGATGTGATATATAAGTGAATTGTCATTAGATGACACATTagcatttaattagtttttaatttaaaattcaaaaaataaaaatcattaaaattattaaaaaagtataataatgataaaaaatattttaaaattttaaaaaagtaattaaa
The window above is part of the Gossypium raimondii isolate GPD5lz chromosome 9, ASM2569854v1, whole genome shotgun sequence genome. Proteins encoded here:
- the LOC105799667 gene encoding rho GTPase-activating protein 5, which produces MTEVLQSSPSHFPSFSSSTSTPHALTNSNVSTVEDIITQESDQEEEDRQEEEERKERDREGEGDQLSLLTLLVAAFRKSLIGCSLSGSKELCSMEIGLPTNVRHVAHVTFDRFHGFLGLPVEFEPEVPRRAPSASASVFGVSTESMQLSLDSRGNSVPTILLLMQSHLYARGGLQAEGIFRINAENSQEEYVREQLNRGVIPDGIDVHCLAGLIKAWFRELPSGVLDSLPPEQVMQAESEEECARLVRLLPPTEAALLDWAINLMADVVQVEHLNKMNARNVAMVFAPNMTQMSDPLTALMYAVQVMNFLKTLIIRTLKGREDSMVDSAPVSRLEPSDKNGQQSSSQLLKDASEEVKNESKGEKAFVGQEPALESPTHSAEENLTTESGPQSFLTSIENICAGNRSLADNCPCTLVSQVNCLANGSLRSTCGKSRSDQSGASGLRKGAKKANEQAVGNVTGAVQKNKGTRIVGLINTRAELFEAWR